One genomic segment of Arachis duranensis cultivar V14167 chromosome 4, aradu.V14167.gnm2.J7QH, whole genome shotgun sequence includes these proteins:
- the LOC107484784 gene encoding uncharacterized protein LOC107484784 produces the protein MAAMANLVNTMEANAAATLQTVQRLAQPTGSRNKNGECTEDSLSGVPKTLAAFLKANPPAFNGSTAPTEADNWFQAVEQEAFYKKYSYESLREARELELLQLKQGSMTIAEYTSKFEEFFRFSKISQGTSESYEEWKCVKYEVGLREDIRRVVAPLEIRRFSKLVDKARVVEEHAKTVVSSRDTHRGNTSRELDDYLGPRGQNFKKDGHTPQHLLGQENFRRDNNAQLHRMKGSHLCFTCGLPGNLAKNCHRKKN, from the exons ATGGCGGCGATGGCGAATTTGGTGAACACCATGGAAGCGAATGCTGCTGCGACTTTGCAAACTGTGCAGAGGTTAGCCCAACCGACCGGAAGCAGAAACAAAAATGGAGAATGTACTGAGGACAGCTTGAGTGGTGTCCCGAAAACTCTAGCTGCTTTTCTGAAAGCTAACCCGCCTGCTTTCAATGGATCGACAGCTCCTACTGAAGCAGACAATTGGTTTCAAGCTGTGGAACAG GAAGCCTTCTATAAAAAGTACTCGTATGAGTCATTAAGAGAGGCCAGAGAATTGGAGCTCTTACAACTGAAGCAAGGGTCTATGACTATAGCAGAATACACCAGCAAGTTTGAGGAATTCTttaggttttcgaaaataagtcAGGGTACTTCTGAGTCTTATGAGGAATGGAAATGCGTCAAATACGAAGTAGGGCTGAGGGAAGATATCAGGCGTGTTGTGGCTCCACTGGAGATTAGGAGATTCTCTAAATTGGTGGACAAGGCGAGGGTTGTTGAAGAACATGCAAAGACGGTAGTCTCGTCAAGGGACACTCATAGAGGGAATACTAGTAGGGAACTCGATGATTACCTTGGACCAAGGGGACAAAACTTCAAGAAAGATGGACATACTCCTCAGCATCTGCTAGGTCAAGAGAACTTCAGAAGGGACAACAATGCCCAACTTCACCGTATGAAGGGGAGTCATTTGTGTTTTACTTGTGGACTACCTGGGAACCTAGCCAAGAACTGCCATCGTAAGAAAAACTAG